A genomic region of Pseudomonas migulae contains the following coding sequences:
- a CDS encoding RNA-binding S4 domain-containing protein, producing MAQKQEEDDKVRLDKWLWAARFYKTRALAKAAIESGKVHCRGERCKPGKEPRIGDEFQIRAGFEERTVVVQALSIVRRGAPEAQALYAETEASIAKREAAAAMRKAGALGVSTDGKPSKKQRRDLFKFRGSSNDE from the coding sequence ATGGCACAAAAACAGGAAGAGGACGACAAGGTCCGTCTCGATAAATGGTTGTGGGCCGCGCGTTTTTATAAAACACGTGCCTTGGCGAAAGCGGCGATTGAAAGCGGCAAGGTGCATTGCCGGGGCGAGCGCTGCAAGCCAGGCAAGGAGCCGCGAATCGGCGACGAATTCCAGATTCGCGCTGGGTTTGAGGAGCGCACGGTGGTGGTCCAGGCGCTATCGATCGTGCGCCGTGGTGCGCCGGAGGCTCAGGCGTTGTACGCCGAAACCGAAGCCAGTATCGCCAAGCGCGAAGCGGCGGCGGCCATGCGCAAGGCCGGTGCGTTGGGCGTGAGCACCGATGGCAAGCCGAGCAAGAAACAGCGGCGGGATTTGTTTAAGTTTCGTGGGAGCAGTAACGACGAGTGA